The DNA sequence GATAATCCATATAGTAAGACCGGTGGTCTTGCAGTATTAAAGGGAAATCTTGCACCGGACGGTTCTGTTGTAAAGCGTTCCGCTGTTGTACCTGAGATGATGGTGCATGAAGGACCTGCAAGAGTATTTGACTGTGAAGAAGATGCGATTGCAGCGATCAAGGGCGGTAAGATCGTACCCGGTGATGTCGTTGTTATTCGTTATGAAGGACCGAAAGGAGGCCCTGGTATGCGTGAGATGTTAAATCCTACATCAGCGATCGCAGGTATGGGACTTGGATCATCAGTAGCCCTGATCACAGACGGAAGATTCTCAGGAGCCAGCCGTGGTGCATCCATCGGACATGTTTCACCGGAAGCAGCCGTTGGTGGTCCGATCGCACTGGTAGAAGAGGGAGATATCATCAAGATCGATATTAACAATACAACGATCACGTTGGATGTACCGGATGATGTGCTTGCACAGAGAAAGGCTGCATGGAAGCCAAGAACACCAAAGGTAACAACCGGTTATCTTGCGAGATATGCCGCTATGGTAACATCAGGAAACCGTGGAGCAATCTTAGAGGTACCAAAGGCTGATAAGTAGAGAGTATTAAAGGAGCAAAAGGAAAATGGCAAAGAAGATATCAGGTTCTGAGATAGTAATTGAATGTTTAAAAGAACAGGGTGTTGATATTGTGTTCGGGTATCCGGGGGGCGCGATTTTAAATGTCTATGATGCCTTATATAAGCATCAGGAAGAGATCACGCATGTACTTACATCGCATGAGCAGGGGGCAGCACATGCCGCTGACGGATATGCAAGAGCGACAGGTAAGGTCGGTGTCTGTATGGCTACATCCGGTCCCGGTGCAACAAACCTTGTAACGGGAATTGCAACTGCATATATGGATTCCGTTCCGATGGTTGCGATCACCGCAAATGTCGGAGTAAATATGCTCGGTAAAGACAGCTTTCAGGAGATTGACATTGCAGGTGTTGTAATGCCGATCACAAAGCACAGCTTTATCGTAAAAAATGTAGAAGACCTGGCACCGACGATCCGTCGTGCATTTAAGATCGCAAAGAGTGGAAGACCGGGTCCTGTTCTTGTTGATATCACAAAGGATGTTACAGCTGCAGAGACAGAGTATACATATGAAGAACCTGCAGTGATCGAACGTAAGACAGATACGATCCGGGAAGAAGACGTAAATAAAGTGATTGAGATGATCAAGGTATCCAGAAGACCATATATCATGGCAGGCGGCGGAGTGATCATTTCAGGAGCTTCCGAAGAATTAAAAGAATTTGCCGAGAAGGTAGATGCACCTGTATGTGACACACTTATGGGAAAGGGTGCATATGATGGTACAAGCGAGCGTTATACCGGCATGATCGGAATGCACGGAACCAAGGTATCGAATCTTGGAGTATCCAGATCTGATCTTGTGATCGTGGTAGGAGCACGTTTCTCCGACCGTGTAATCGGAAATGCTTCCAAGTTCGCACCAAATGCAAAGATCATCCATATTGATATCGATGCAGCCGAGATTGATAAGAATATTCCGGCAAATGCAAGCATTGTGGGTGATGCAAAAGAAGTTCTGACGATATTAAACAGTAAACTTCCAACTCAGTCAAATCGTTCCTGGATGGCAGAAATCAAGGATTTAACAGAGAAAAATCCGGTTACATACGACATGGATCACTTAAATGGACCGGCAACTATCAAAAAAATCTATGAAATTACCGAAGGAAATGCTATAATCACTACTGATGTAGGTCAGCACCAGATGTGGGCGGCACAGAATTACACTTATAAGGAGCCAAGAACCTTCCTTTCATCAGGAGGACTTGGTACTATGGGATATGGCGTCGGTGCAGCTATCGGTGCAAAATATGGCAGACCGGATAAGACTGTAGTAAATATCGCAGGAGATGGATGCTTCCGTATGAACATGAACGAGATCGCAACAGCGGCTCGTTATAAAGTACCGATCATTCAGGTGGTATTAAATAACCACGTTCTCGGAATGGTAAGACAGTGGCAGAATCTGTTCTACGGACAGCGGTATTCGAATACAGTATTAGATGATTCTGTTGATTTTGTAGCAGTATCAAAAGCACTTGGGGCAAATGCAAGTAAGATCACATCGATTGAAGAGTTTGAAACAGAGTTTAAGAAGGCATTGACAGCAGATGGTCCGACCGTACTGGATGTTATGATCGATTCCGATGATAAGGTATGGCCTATGGTAGCTCCGGGTGCTGCAATCGACACCTGTTTCACAGACAAAGATCTTGATAATTAAAAATAACAATATTAAAAAAGAAGGAGATAAAAAATGGCAAGAGTATTTAACTTTTCAGCAGGTCCATCCATGCTTCCTGAATCTGTATTAAGAGAAGCAGCAGAAGAAATGCTTGACTACAGAGGAACAGGCATGAGTGTTATGGAGATGAGTCATCGATCGAAAGCATTCGATACGATCATCAAAGAGGCAGAACAGGATCTTCGTGATATCATGGAAATCCCTGATAATTACAAAGTATTATTCTTACAGGGTGGTGCTTCCCAGCAGTTCGCTGCAATTCCTATGAACCTTATGAAGAATGGTGTAGCTGATTACATTATCACAGGTCAGTGGGCAAAGAAAGCATACGAAGAAGCTAAAAAATATGGAAAGGTAAATGCTGTTGCTTCATCAGCAGATAAGACATTCTCATATATTCCGGATTGTTCTGATCTTCCGATTGATGAGGATGCAGATTATGTATATATCTGTCATAACAATACAATCTATGGAACTACATATCACAAGCTTCCAAATACAAAGGGCAAGATCCTGGTAGCAGATATGTCATCTGACATTCTGTCCCAGCCGGTCAATGTATCTGACTATGGTATGATCTACTTTGGTGTACAGAAGAATGTAGGCCCGGCCGGTGTAGTAGTTGCTATCATCCGTGAAGATCTGATCCGTGATGACGTTATGCCATTCACACCAACCATGTTAAAGTATAAGACACAGGCAGATGCTGATTCTCTTTACAATACACCACCATGCTACGGTATCTATATCTGTGGCAAGGTATTCAAATGGGTAAAAGAGATGGGTGGCCTTGCAGCTATGAAAGAGCACAATGAGAAGAAGGCAGCAATCCTTTATAATTTCTTAGACAGCTCTAAGATGTTCAAGGGAACTGTAGTAAAAGAGGATCGTTCTTTAATGAATGTTCCGTTTGTTACAGGTGATGAAGAATTAGATGCCAAGTTCGTAAAGGCTGCAACAGAAGCCGGTTTTGTAAACCTGAAGGGACACAGAACTGTTGGTGGTATGAGAGCATCCATCTACAATGCAATGCCAATCGAGGGTGTTGAGAAGTTAGTAGAATTCATGAAGGATTTCGAAGAGAAGAATTCATAATAAAGGAGAATTTAAAATGGCAGTTAAAGTGAATTGTTTAAATCCGATCGCTGCATGTGGCATGGAGCTGTTACCGGATACATATGAAATAACGGATAATTATGCAGACGCAGATGCAGTTCTGGTAAGAAGCGCATCCATGCATGATCTGGAGCTTTCAGATAAACTCCTGTGTGTTGCAAGAGCAGGTGCAGGTGTAAATAATATTCCGCTTGATAAATGCGCAGAAAAGGGTGTTGTAGTATTCAACACACCTGGTGCAAATGCAAATGGTGTTAAGGAACTGGTTGTAGCAGGTCTGCTTCTTGCTTCCCGTGATCTGATGGGCGGATACAACTGGGTAAAGGACAATGCTTCTGATGAGAACCTTGCAAAAGCAGTTGAGAAGCAGAAGAAGCAGTATGCAGGTAATGAGATTGCCGGCAAGAAGCTCGGTGTTATCGGTCTTGGTGCGATCGGTGCCAAGGTAGCAAATATCGCAGTCAGACTTGGAATGGAAGTATATGGTTATGATCCGTTTGTATCAGTTGATGCAGCATGGGGCTTATCCAAATACATCAAACATATTACAAATGTAGAAGATATCTATAAAGAATGTGATTATATCACAATCCATGTTCCTGCACTTCCTGCAACAAAGGGAATGTTGAATGCAGATGCATTTGCAATGATGAAGGATGGTGTCAGAATCCTGAACTTTGCAAGAGATGTTCTTGTGAATGATGAAGATATCAAGGCAGCACTTGCAAGTGGCAAGGTAGCAAAATATGTAACAGATTTCCCAAATCCGGCAATCGCAGGTACAGAAAATGTAATCGCATTACCACACCTTGGTGCCTCCACAGAAGAATCTGAAGATAACTGTGCGATCATGGCATGCAAGGAGATCAAGGACTTTATGGAGAATGGTAATATCAAGAACTCCGTAAACTATCCAAATGTAAATATGGGTGTATGCGGTGACACTGCCAGAGTTACGATCTGCCATAAGAATATTCCTAACATGCTGACACAGTTTACCGGAGTATTTGCAAAGCAGGGTGGAAATGTATCAGGAATGATCAGTCAGGCAAAGGGTGAATATGCATATTCAATCCTTGATATTGATAAGGTTCCTACAGAAGACGATATCAATGCATTACTTGCAATTGATGGCGTTATCAAAGTTCGTGCGATCTAAGAAAAAAGATTAGGAGATTAGTAAAAATGAGTGATAAACTGAAAGTCGGTATTCTTGGTGCTACCGGTATGGTAGGACAGAGATTTATAGCATTATTAGAGAATCATCCATGGTTTGAGGTTGTAACAGTGGCTGCAAGCCCAAGAAGTGCCGGAAAGACATATGAAGAGGCAGTCGGCGACAGATGGAAGATGGATACTCCGATGCCGGAGGGCGTTAAGAAGCTCATCGTTCATAATGTAAATGAAGTAGAACAGGTTGCTGCAACTGTAGATTTCGTATTCAGTGCAGTTGATATGTCAAAGGAAGAGATCAAGGCGATCGAAGAAGCATATGCAAAGACAGAGACTCCTGTAGTATCCAACAACTCAGCACACCGATGGACACCGGATGTTCCTATGGTAGTACCTGAGATCAATCCGGAGCATATGAAGGTCATTGATTTCCAGAAGAAGAGACTTGGAACAACCAGAGGCTTTGTAGCAGTAAAACCAAACTGCTCCATCCAGTCTTATGCGCCGGTTCTTACAGCATGGAAAGAGTTTGAACCATATGAGGTAGTTGCTACCACATATCAGGCAATTTCAGGTGCAGGTAAGACATTTAAGGACTGGCCGGAAATGGTTGGAAATATCATTCCATATATCGGTGGAGAAGAAGAAAAGTCAGAGAAGGAACCACTTCGTATCTGGGGTAAGATCGAGGATGGTGTGATCGTTCCTGCAACAACACCGGTTATCACATGTCAGTGTATCCGTGTCCCTGTATTAAACGGACACACAGCAGCTGTATTTGTTAAGTTCAAGAAGAATCCTACAAAGGAACAGTTGATCGAAAAACTGGTATCCTATAAGGGCGTTCCTCAGGAACTTGAGCTTCCGAGCGCACCAAAGCAGTTTATCCAGTATCTGGAAGAAGACAATCGTCCACAGGTATCAATGGATGTTGACTTTGAACACGGTATGGGAATCAGCGTTGGCCGTCTTCGTGAAGACACTGTATATGACTGGAAGTTTGTTGGTTTATCCCATAATACAGTCAGAGGTGCAGCAGGTGGTGCTGTTCTTTGCGCAGAGCTGTTGAAGGCACAGGGATATATTACAAAGAAATAAATATATGATGGAAGATATCGCATAAGTAACTGTTAGCGAATAACAGAGATGTAGATATGTATCATATAAAGAAATAGAATAGGCATGGAATATGACGTTTTAGTTGTATTCCATGCCTGTTTGCATTAAAATGATAAATGAATTAAAAGAAAGGAATGGATCATTAAGTGACTTAGAGATCATATAGTGTTCCATAAATAGTATATAGTAATGCGACATTCGACGAATCACACATTTGTTGTCTGTGCTTATAAAGAGTCACCATATCTGGAAGAATGTATCCGGTCATTGGTAGCACAGACTGTAAGATCAAATATCGAAATCTATACATCAACGCCTAATGAACATATCAGAAATATTGGTGAGAAATATCATATTCCTGTATATGTAAACGAAGAAGCGGGACAGGGAATACAGGCAGACTGGAATTATGCATATAATCATGCAAAGACAGATTATGTAACTGTTGCTCATCAGGATGATGTGTATGAACCGGAGTATGTCCGCGCTTTCTTAAAATGTATAAAGACATATGATGATTGGAGCATATACTATACTGATTATACACCGATCAAGCATGGGGACAGTAGCAAGCGGGATGTAAACAGTAAAATCCGAAGGCTTCTTCGTTTTCCTGTAAAGAATCGTAGAAAGGCGAATAAAATCTGGCGGAAGAAATTAACTCTCTGTCTGGGTAATTCAATCGTATGTCCGCTTGTTACATATAACAAGAAACGACTTGGTGATACTGTGTTTACATCGGAATATGGGTTTAATCTCGACTGGGATACCTTCTACAAGCTGGCATGCCAGCCGGGAAGGTTCTTATATATGGATATGGTACTCGGTCATTACCGCGTCCATGATGGCGCCACCAGTAAGGACTTTATAGAGAACCATAACCGCGAGATCGAAGACCAGAGCATGTTCGAGAAGTTCTGGCCGAAATGGGTTGTGAAGGTGATCATGGTGTTCTACCGGCTGGCGTATAGGACGTATGATTAGCAGAAAGATAAGAGTAAGTATAATTGGAAATTATCATATAAAATCTATGAAAGTGAACATAAGAAAAGTATGAGAGATATATTATATATTGTTGTACCTTGCTATAACGAGGAAGCAGTTATTGATGAAACAACAAAAAGATTAACAGAAAAATTGAAAAATTTAATTATAACAGAGCGCATATCGGAAAAAAGCCGCATTTTATATGTAAATGATGGTTCTAAAGATAATACATGGACTATTATTGAGCGATTGTATAACGAAAACGAATTTGTTACCGGATTAACGCTATCCAGAAACAGAGGACATCAGAATGCATTGTTAGCAGGTCTGTTCGAGGCAAAAGAGTATGCGGACATGATTATATCAATGGATGCAGATTTGCAGGATGATATAGATGTTATTGATAAATTTGTAGATGAATATTATAACGGTTCTCAGATAGTTTATGGAGTTAGAAAATCCAGAAAGACGGATACTTTTTTTAAACGGACGACGGCGATAGCTTTTTATAAATTGATGCGTATGATGGGAGTTGAATTAGTTTATAATCATGCTGATTATCGATTGATGAGCAAGAGGGCAGTAGAGGAACTGGAGCAATATAAAGAAGTAAATTTATTTTTACGTGGACTTGTACCATTGATTGGCTTTAAAAGTTCTGTTGTGGAATATGACAGAGGTAAGAGATATGCAGGGGAGAGCAAATATCCTTTAAAGAAAATGATCTTTTTTGCAATAGATGGCATAACATCAACGAGTGTAAAACCTATAAGAATGATTACAGCCCTTGGATTTATAACAGCATTTATTAGTGTAATATTTTTGATTTATGTTATAATAGGACATTTAGTTGGACATACTGTATTAGGATGGACGACCATTATTGTATTAGTTTGTCTGTTTGGAGGTATGCAGATTATGTGCATTGGAATAGTTGGGGAGTATGTAGGAAAAATATATCTTGAAACGAAGAAAAGGCCGAGATATATTGTTGAGGAGAAAAAGCTAAAATAAAGACAATAAATAAAAAACACTAAGGCTTTATTAGATTAAAACCTTAGTGTTTTTGTATATATTAATTCCATATCCTTAGGACACCTGTACGGACATATGGTTCTGAGAAGTAAAAATCGTAATAGTATAGCATATAACCATTCGATGAGCAGATATTCCAGTTGTGAAATAGTTCCCTAAAATATTTTTCATGCCATGCACAGTGATAGACGCATAGTGCAAGTTGAATTGATTGTTTAGAAGAGAAAAGAAATGATCCGCCTTTGATAATGTCTGGTTCGCTTCCTTCGGCGTCGATTTTAATGAATAAATTTTCATTTTCAAGATGTTTTTCTTTTATAAAATCATCAAGGGAAATGTGTGTATCATCAGAATAGGATGAAACAAATTTTTTAATTATGACAACTTTATCTTTGTAGTTTTTGTATGTTTTTTCCAGTGCCTGAATCCATTCATTAGAGCATTCAAAAATGTATACTTTCTTTACAGCGTCGATATAATCAATAGGGAAAAAACCTTCAGCACCACCAATATCAAGAATTACACTATCTTTTTGAGGATGAAATTCTTCTGTTGTATATCGATGTGGTGATTGCGTGTCCTGCTCAAGTAGGATATTTTTAAAATAGCGTGCAGCACGGTATTTATTTGTAAATGCAGGTTTTAAATAAATATCAAAATTATGATAATTTGTAAAATATAAATTACTTGTCTTATCTTTTTTGATAGAAATATCAGAAGATTTGTATTGCTCTGTAAATTTATATGGAAATACATTTACTTTATTATCGTTTAAATATTTAGCTATTTTCATGTAGTCAGGGTTATCTTGTCTGGCTAGGTAATTGATTATTTTTTTCTTTTTTAATCGGCCGGATAATTCACATAAAATAAATTCCAAATCGTTTTGAGCTAGTTTATATGGTAATCTTTGCATAATGTATTACTCCTTTTCAAAGGTTATTTCATATACGTTAAATTCTGCACCGAAGTCAACTGCATCGGTAATAAGATTTAAGTATTTAATATTATTATCTTTAGACAAATAATTTAGATAACTATCGAGATAGAGAAGTTTTTTGTTTCCTAAGTTTAAGTTATGCAAGCGTTTATTAAGTATGATTGAACGTGTATTAACTTCATTGTAATTGTATGTAGACATATCAGAATAACTAGCACTGTCATTTGCATCTTCAGAACTATCAAGGAATTGTGTAGTATCAATAAATAAGTATGTTTTTTTCGTCTGATCAATTGACGACAATAAATTTGACTGATTAAAAAAAGATGAATTGGACATATATATAAAACTATCACATTTATATATTAATGGTGCGTATATTGTCATATGCCAACGACTTGGAGAAACAATTATTATATTTGAGTTTGTTGACAGATTTTCAATATAGTCGATATTTTTAGTTGTTGGAAAGAAATAAGAACATTGTTTTGTAGCAAGTATGATATTTATTGATAAAATTAAAGCTATAACAATTGAAAATAAGGTCATGTATATTTTTGCGTTGTGAAATAGTTTGTTAAATAATGAAAAAGTAATGTAAACAAATAAAATGCTTATTATAGGATAAACAATAAAAAGATAACGTGTAGTGAAATTGGACATTAATGATATATCAACGCGATAACTGCAGATAACAACAATAAATATAAATGTAATTATAATTGATAGTACAAACCAATTAATTTTTTTAAACAGAGAAACGATTGTTTTTTCTTTCAGAAAGGTTTTGAAACGTTTCTTCAGTTTTATGAAAAACGTTTCTTTTCTAAATAGAAAACTAAAAGAAAAGAATAAAATGATTAATACTAATAAAACTACAGGAAAATAGAGCATAATACCTTTACTGTATGGAGAGACGATGGAAAATCCAAATATATCTACAAAAACCATATATATACAGGTGAAAAAGTAGTATTTAAAAATAATCTGGTCATAATTTTCAATATCATCAGTTGTAAATGCCTTATAGGATGTGTCAGTATCATCTACAAGATCTGATGCGTCATTATTATTAGTAAAAGCTTGAGCAGTGGATGTAGTATATTTTCCCTCATCACGGAATTTGAATGTCTGAACTCCGAGCATATGATCAAGTGTAGCGGGGAAGATAGCAATAGAAAGAGCAACTCCAAGGATCATGAATCCTG is a window from the Lachnospiraceae bacterium GAM79 genome containing:
- the ilvB gene encoding biosynthetic-type acetolactate synthase large subunit; the encoded protein is MAKKISGSEIVIECLKEQGVDIVFGYPGGAILNVYDALYKHQEEITHVLTSHEQGAAHAADGYARATGKVGVCMATSGPGATNLVTGIATAYMDSVPMVAITANVGVNMLGKDSFQEIDIAGVVMPITKHSFIVKNVEDLAPTIRRAFKIAKSGRPGPVLVDITKDVTAAETEYTYEEPAVIERKTDTIREEDVNKVIEMIKVSRRPYIMAGGGVIISGASEELKEFAEKVDAPVCDTLMGKGAYDGTSERYTGMIGMHGTKVSNLGVSRSDLVIVVGARFSDRVIGNASKFAPNAKIIHIDIDAAEIDKNIPANASIVGDAKEVLTILNSKLPTQSNRSWMAEIKDLTEKNPVTYDMDHLNGPATIKKIYEITEGNAIITTDVGQHQMWAAQNYTYKEPRTFLSSGGLGTMGYGVGAAIGAKYGRPDKTVVNIAGDGCFRMNMNEIATAARYKVPIIQVVLNNHVLGMVRQWQNLFYGQRYSNTVLDDSVDFVAVSKALGANASKITSIEEFETEFKKALTADGPTVLDVMIDSDDKVWPMVAPGAAIDTCFTDKDLDN
- the serC gene encoding 3-phosphoserine/phosphohydroxythreonine transaminase, with the translated sequence MARVFNFSAGPSMLPESVLREAAEEMLDYRGTGMSVMEMSHRSKAFDTIIKEAEQDLRDIMEIPDNYKVLFLQGGASQQFAAIPMNLMKNGVADYIITGQWAKKAYEEAKKYGKVNAVASSADKTFSYIPDCSDLPIDEDADYVYICHNNTIYGTTYHKLPNTKGKILVADMSSDILSQPVNVSDYGMIYFGVQKNVGPAGVVVAIIREDLIRDDVMPFTPTMLKYKTQADADSLYNTPPCYGIYICGKVFKWVKEMGGLAAMKEHNEKKAAILYNFLDSSKMFKGTVVKEDRSLMNVPFVTGDEELDAKFVKAATEAGFVNLKGHRTVGGMRASIYNAMPIEGVEKLVEFMKDFEEKNS
- the asd gene encoding aspartate-semialdehyde dehydrogenase, with the translated sequence MSDKLKVGILGATGMVGQRFIALLENHPWFEVVTVAASPRSAGKTYEEAVGDRWKMDTPMPEGVKKLIVHNVNEVEQVAATVDFVFSAVDMSKEEIKAIEEAYAKTETPVVSNNSAHRWTPDVPMVVPEINPEHMKVIDFQKKRLGTTRGFVAVKPNCSIQSYAPVLTAWKEFEPYEVVATTYQAISGAGKTFKDWPEMVGNIIPYIGGEEEKSEKEPLRIWGKIEDGVIVPATTPVITCQCIRVPVLNGHTAAVFVKFKKNPTKEQLIEKLVSYKGVPQELELPSAPKQFIQYLEEDNRPQVSMDVDFEHGMGISVGRLREDTVYDWKFVGLSHNTVRGAAGGAVLCAELLKAQGYITKK
- a CDS encoding FkbM family methyltransferase, translating into MQRLPYKLAQNDLEFILCELSGRLKKKKIINYLARQDNPDYMKIAKYLNDNKVNVFPYKFTEQYKSSDISIKKDKTSNLYFTNYHNFDIYLKPAFTNKYRAARYFKNILLEQDTQSPHRYTTEEFHPQKDSVILDIGGAEGFFPIDYIDAVKKVYIFECSNEWIQALEKTYKNYKDKVVIIKKFVSSYSDDTHISLDDFIKEKHLENENLFIKIDAEGSEPDIIKGGSFLFSSKQSIQLALCVYHCAWHEKYFRELFHNWNICSSNGYMLYYYDFYFSEPYVRTGVLRIWN
- a CDS encoding phosphoglycerate dehydrogenase; the encoded protein is MAVKVNCLNPIAACGMELLPDTYEITDNYADADAVLVRSASMHDLELSDKLLCVARAGAGVNNIPLDKCAEKGVVVFNTPGANANGVKELVVAGLLLASRDLMGGYNWVKDNASDENLAKAVEKQKKQYAGNEIAGKKLGVIGLGAIGAKVANIAVRLGMEVYGYDPFVSVDAAWGLSKYIKHITNVEDIYKECDYITIHVPALPATKGMLNADAFAMMKDGVRILNFARDVLVNDEDIKAALASGKVAKYVTDFPNPAIAGTENVIALPHLGASTEESEDNCAIMACKEIKDFMENGNIKNSVNYPNVNMGVCGDTARVTICHKNIPNMLTQFTGVFAKQGGNVSGMISQAKGEYAYSILDIDKVPTEDDINALLAIDGVIKVRAI
- a CDS encoding glycosyltransferase family 2 protein, which gives rise to MRDILYIVVPCYNEEAVIDETTKRLTEKLKNLIITERISEKSRILYVNDGSKDNTWTIIERLYNENEFVTGLTLSRNRGHQNALLAGLFEAKEYADMIISMDADLQDDIDVIDKFVDEYYNGSQIVYGVRKSRKTDTFFKRTTAIAFYKLMRMMGVELVYNHADYRLMSKRAVEELEQYKEVNLFLRGLVPLIGFKSSVVEYDRGKRYAGESKYPLKKMIFFAIDGITSTSVKPIRMITALGFITAFISVIFLIYVIIGHLVGHTVLGWTTIIVLVCLFGGMQIMCIGIVGEYVGKIYLETKKRPRYIVEEKKLK
- a CDS encoding glycosyltransferase family 2 protein — translated: MRHSTNHTFVVCAYKESPYLEECIRSLVAQTVRSNIEIYTSTPNEHIRNIGEKYHIPVYVNEEAGQGIQADWNYAYNHAKTDYVTVAHQDDVYEPEYVRAFLKCIKTYDDWSIYYTDYTPIKHGDSSKRDVNSKIRRLLRFPVKNRRKANKIWRKKLTLCLGNSIVCPLVTYNKKRLGDTVFTSEYGFNLDWDTFYKLACQPGRFLYMDMVLGHYRVHDGATSKDFIENHNREIEDQSMFEKFWPKWVVKVIMVFYRLAYRTYD